One part of the Astatotilapia calliptera chromosome 9, fAstCal1.2, whole genome shotgun sequence genome encodes these proteins:
- the map3k8 gene encoding mitogen-activated protein kinase kinase kinase 8: MELDKRSINMDYKYDSGIELLLTHMNLEDIINAAETLYRLEEEEEDEILSLEDEEGLSQEEMDENEEAGEVVVLGSEQKDYANGVRYGTVTEVLSFVNLLSSMQTAALPNLPEEMGVLLNKKDMAVKKGRYQINMDVLLFPWKLTYKNHGSGLVPKGSFGKVHLAQDTTTRKRMACKLIPMENFKAADVEFQARFHHENIAELYGVLLWNQSIHLFMEAGEGGSVLEKLDSCGPMREFEIIWVTKQVLRGLEYLHSHNVIHHDIKPSNIVLMSDKAVLVDFGLTVQMTDDVYIPRDLRGTEMYMSPELVLCRGHSTKTDIYSLGTTIIHMQTGSPPWVRRYPRTAYPSYLYIIHKQAPPLEDIAEDCSPVMRSFLERALERNPALRSSASELLKDDAINPPREDQPRCWSLDSALEEATHTLLRQQSQHHDTTQESSLYSEGSGHIRRKGSLYIDLGALSGYSKLVTGPPSSEYG; the protein is encoded by the exons ATGGAGCTGGACAAACGGAGCATTAACATGGATTACAAATATGATTCGGGAATAGAACTGCTCTTGACTCACATGAATTTAGAGGACATTATTAATGCTGCAGAGACTCTATATCGGctcgaggaagaggaggaagacgaaATCTTGTCGTTAGAAGACGAAGAAGGACTTTCCCAGGAGGAGATGGATGAGAATGAGGAGGCAGGGGAGGTGGTGGTTTTGGGGAGTGAGCAGAAGGACTACGCTAATGGAGTTCGATATGGGACTGTGACAGAGGTCCTGTCCTTTGTCAACCTCCTGTCCAGCATGCAGACGGCAGCCTTGCCAAACCTGCCAGAGGAAATGGGAGTCCTCCTAAATAAG AAGGACATGGCTGTGAAAAAAGGCCGCTACCAGATTAACATGGACGTTCTCCTGTTTCCATGGAAATTGACCTACAAGAATCATGGGTCTGGCCTCGTGCCTAAGGGCTCATTTGGGAAAGTCCACTTGGCTCAGGACACCACCACCAGGAAGAGAATGGCCTGCAAACTG ATCCCCATGGAGAACTTCAAAGCCGCTGATGTAGAGTTTCAGGCCCGCTTTCACCATGAGAACATCGCCGAGCTGTACGGCGTTCTGCTCTGGAACCAGAGCATCCACCTGTTCATGGAGGCCGGCGAAGGCGGCTCTGTGCTGGAGAAACTGGACAGCTGCGGACCGATGAGAGAGTTCGAAATCATCTGGGTGACCAAGCAAGTCCTGCGGGGCTTGGAGTACCTGCACTCACACAACGTCATTCACCATGACATCAAAC CCAGCAACATTGTCCTGATGTCAGACAAAGCAGTCCTAGTGGACTTTGGGCTGACAGTGCAGATGACAGATGATGTATACATTCCCAGAGATCTGAGAGGAACAGAG ATGTATATGAGTCCAGAGTTGGTTCTGTGTCGAGGACACAGCACCAAGACAGACATCTACAGCCTGGGCACCACCATCATTCACATGCAGACCGGTAGTCCTCCCTGGGTCAGGAGATACCCACGCACTGCATATCCATCCTACCTGTACATT ATCCACAAGCAGGCCCCTCCTTTGGAGGACATTGCGGAGGACTGCAGCCCAGTTATGCGGTCCTTCCTGGAGCGAGCCCTAGAGAGGAACCCTGCGCTGCGGAGCTCGGCATCTGAGCTACTAAAGGATGACGCCATCAACCCTCCTAGAGAGGATCAGCCGCGTTGCTGGAGTCTTGACTCGGCCCTGGAAGAGGCCACCCACACCTTGCTACGGCAGCAGAGTCAGCACCACGACACCACGCAGG AATCCTCTCTGTACTCTGAAGGTTCTGGACACATCAGGAGGAAGGGCTCGCTGTACATTGACCTAGGGGCCTTGTCGGGTTACTCTAAACTGGTGACGGGACCGCCTTCCTCAGAGTATGGctaa